The following are encoded together in the Candidatus Tumulicola sp. genome:
- the aspS gene encoding aspartate--tRNA ligase: MGKVVSCGALRASDAKSNVELRGWVNRRRDHGGLIFIDVRDAEGVTQVVFDPQHPTFAEAERLRHEDVIRVAGAVRLRPAGTENPRLATGDVEVEAGELEVLNRSQVPPFPVNSDGAVDENLRLEYRYLDLRRPRMQENLRVRHRIVKAIRDFFDERGFVEIETPMLIKSTPEGARDYLVPSRLHEGMFYALPQSPQLLKQVLMISGFGRYVQIARCMRDEDLRADRQPEFTQLDVEMSFVTQEEVLETMEACIHYVWKRALDIQLSPFPRLTHAQAIQKYGVDKPDLRFGLELADLSQAFANSDFAVFRSAIADGGVVTGLRYPGGAALSRRDFDGLVELAREFGAKGMVWVALASDGIKSPAAKFLNDADIAALRSACEAQDGDAVLLFAGPASEAYSVAGKMRNAVGERCKLRDPNAMAFCWVTGFPYLEVDETTGQVAPAHHPFTSPAPGEWDLIDSDPKRMRAQHYDMVLNGYELGSGSIRIHQADLQRRIFEMLGLTAEQIDDRFGFFMRALEYGAPPHGGMALGIDRIVMLACGEDNIREVIAFPKNQVGRDLMMDAPSDVPPELLRDLHLRSTAART, encoded by the coding sequence GTGGGTAAGGTTGTGTCGTGCGGGGCGCTGCGCGCTTCGGATGCGAAATCGAACGTCGAGCTGCGCGGCTGGGTGAATCGCCGCCGCGATCACGGCGGTCTGATCTTTATCGACGTTCGCGACGCTGAGGGCGTGACGCAGGTCGTCTTCGATCCGCAGCATCCGACCTTCGCCGAAGCGGAACGCTTGCGCCACGAAGACGTCATCCGCGTGGCCGGCGCGGTTCGTCTGCGTCCGGCCGGAACGGAAAATCCGCGTTTGGCGACTGGCGACGTCGAGGTCGAAGCCGGCGAACTCGAGGTGCTCAATCGCTCGCAGGTTCCGCCGTTTCCGGTCAATTCGGACGGGGCCGTCGACGAAAACCTGCGCCTGGAGTATCGCTACCTCGACTTGCGCCGCCCGCGCATGCAAGAGAATCTGCGCGTCCGGCATCGCATCGTCAAAGCGATTCGCGACTTCTTCGACGAGCGCGGTTTCGTCGAAATCGAAACGCCGATGCTGATTAAGTCGACGCCCGAAGGTGCGCGCGACTACCTCGTGCCCAGTCGCTTGCACGAAGGCATGTTCTACGCGCTGCCACAGTCGCCGCAATTGCTCAAGCAAGTGCTGATGATTTCGGGTTTCGGTCGGTACGTGCAGATCGCACGCTGCATGCGCGACGAAGATCTGCGCGCGGACCGGCAGCCGGAGTTCACGCAACTCGACGTCGAGATGTCGTTCGTGACGCAAGAAGAAGTGCTCGAAACGATGGAGGCGTGCATCCACTACGTTTGGAAGCGCGCGCTCGACATCCAGCTGTCGCCGTTTCCGCGTTTGACGCACGCGCAAGCCATTCAGAAGTACGGTGTCGATAAGCCGGATCTGCGGTTCGGTCTGGAACTCGCCGATTTGTCGCAAGCATTTGCTAACAGCGATTTTGCCGTGTTTCGTTCGGCCATCGCGGACGGTGGCGTCGTCACCGGATTGCGGTATCCCGGCGGCGCAGCGTTGTCGCGTCGTGACTTCGACGGGCTGGTCGAACTGGCGCGCGAGTTCGGCGCGAAGGGCATGGTTTGGGTTGCGTTGGCGTCCGACGGTATCAAGTCGCCGGCGGCCAAATTCCTGAACGATGCCGATATCGCGGCGTTGCGTTCGGCCTGCGAAGCGCAGGACGGCGACGCCGTGCTGTTGTTCGCGGGTCCCGCTTCCGAAGCGTATTCGGTAGCGGGCAAAATGCGCAACGCGGTCGGCGAACGATGCAAACTGCGCGATCCCAATGCGATGGCGTTTTGCTGGGTTACCGGTTTTCCGTATTTGGAAGTCGACGAAACGACCGGCCAAGTTGCGCCGGCGCACCATCCGTTCACATCGCCGGCACCGGGTGAGTGGGATTTGATCGATAGCGATCCCAAGCGCATGCGCGCGCAGCACTACGATATGGTGCTCAACGGCTACGAACTGGGATCGGGTTCGATCCGTATCCATCAGGCCGACCTGCAGCGGCGCATTTTCGAGATGCTCGGCTTAACGGCCGAACAGATCGACGACCGTTTCGGCTTTTTCATGCGTGCTTTGGAATACGGAGCGCCGCCGCACGGTGGCATGGCGCTCGGGATCGATCGCATCGTGATGCTGGCGTGTGGAGAAGACAACATTCGCGAGGTAATCGCATTTCCCAAAAACCAAGTCGGACGCGATTTAATGATGGACGCTCCGTCGGACGTCCCGCCCGAACTGTTGCGCGATTTGCACCTGCGCAGCACCGCGGCGAGGACGTAA
- a CDS encoding dihydrofolate reductase family protein — protein MSKLRVHCFSMSVDGYSAAPNQDLENPAGAGGLPVFGWQFATYTHQQMHGSGSGETGLDDDLVRRGFDGIGAWIIGRNMFGPIRGPWVDDAWKGWWGENPSYHVPVFVLTQYPRAPIEMLGGTTFYFVTDGIHAALDRARRAAGELDVRLGGGVVTMRQYLRAGLVDEMHLVQSPVLLGSGERLFDGLNLLEVGYRVRERIASPNATHVFIDKTP, from the coding sequence GTGTCCAAACTTCGCGTCCATTGCTTTTCGATGTCGGTCGACGGCTATAGCGCAGCTCCGAATCAGGATCTCGAGAACCCGGCCGGAGCCGGCGGCTTGCCCGTGTTCGGCTGGCAGTTCGCAACGTACACCCATCAGCAGATGCACGGTAGCGGGTCCGGCGAGACCGGGCTCGACGACGACTTGGTTCGGCGGGGGTTCGACGGAATCGGTGCATGGATTATCGGGCGCAATATGTTCGGCCCGATACGGGGACCGTGGGTCGACGATGCGTGGAAGGGCTGGTGGGGTGAGAATCCGTCGTACCACGTGCCGGTCTTCGTCCTAACGCAATATCCTCGCGCGCCGATCGAGATGCTTGGCGGAACGACATTTTATTTCGTGACCGACGGTATTCACGCGGCACTCGACCGTGCGAGACGTGCAGCCGGCGAACTCGACGTTCGTTTGGGCGGCGGCGTCGTAACGATGCGGCAGTATCTGCGCGCCGGCTTGGTCGACGAGATGCATCTCGTGCAGTCGCCGGTGCTGCTCGGATCCGGCGAGCGGCTGTTCGACGGACTGAATTTGCTCGAGGTTGGTTATCGGGTTCGCGAACGCATCGCATCGCCCAACGCGACGCACGTTTTTATCGACAAGACGCCGTAA
- a CDS encoding DUF2332 domain-containing protein — protein MNIDVANELDQQARFCEAMGSPFVGQFLRAASNDYAIDVRVRDLLDEMTALSRPGLRLAGAFHYLALEGDPALGKHFPSVGGDGNARNAWAEARSLLEHDPALVARLCRENVQTNETLRSTLILAAFLHLAAIYDRPFRLFEIGASAGLNARFDRYRYEGSDWQWGDARSPVVLRNRTISGRPKHLDAAIDIFERRACDANPIDVGDARAIRRLQSFVWADQPERLQNLRGALEVAATTPVVVDAERFSTWLAREVYPKAGCATVIVQTVVELHLTPATLQELNDAIASVGRRASSSAPVAYIRMEFCDGAWDTSMRMLPDGDAVTICRSDGHAQDIRWLEGET, from the coding sequence TTGAACATCGACGTCGCAAACGAACTCGACCAGCAGGCGCGCTTCTGCGAGGCGATGGGGTCGCCGTTCGTGGGCCAATTTCTACGAGCAGCTTCGAATGACTACGCCATCGACGTTCGCGTGCGCGATTTACTCGACGAGATGACGGCGCTGTCAAGGCCGGGTCTTCGGTTGGCGGGCGCTTTTCACTATCTCGCGCTCGAAGGCGATCCGGCGCTCGGCAAACACTTCCCCTCGGTTGGAGGCGACGGTAACGCGCGCAACGCGTGGGCCGAAGCGCGCTCGCTGCTCGAGCATGACCCGGCACTGGTCGCGCGGCTGTGCCGAGAAAACGTTCAGACGAACGAAACGCTACGTTCGACCCTAATCCTCGCGGCGTTTCTCCATCTTGCAGCCATCTACGACCGTCCGTTCCGTCTGTTCGAGATCGGCGCGAGCGCGGGCTTAAACGCCCGTTTCGATCGCTATCGCTACGAAGGTTCCGATTGGCAATGGGGCGATGCGCGTTCGCCGGTCGTGTTGCGGAACCGAACCATTTCCGGACGCCCAAAGCATCTCGACGCAGCAATCGATATTTTCGAGCGGCGCGCGTGCGATGCAAACCCCATCGACGTCGGCGACGCACGGGCCATTCGCCGGTTACAGTCGTTCGTTTGGGCCGACCAACCGGAACGGCTGCAGAATTTACGCGGTGCCCTCGAGGTGGCAGCGACGACACCTGTCGTGGTCGATGCAGAACGATTTTCGACATGGCTGGCTCGCGAGGTGTATCCGAAGGCAGGATGCGCAACGGTCATCGTTCAGACGGTCGTCGAACTACACCTGACGCCGGCGACGCTGCAAGAGCTGAACGATGCGATCGCTTCGGTCGGGCGGCGGGCTTCGTCGTCTGCTCCGGTCGCCTATATTCGAATGGAATTTTGCGACGGTGCGTGGGACACGTCGATGCGCATGCTGCCGGATGGCGATGCCGTAACGATCTGCCGGTCCGACGGTCACGCGCAAGACATCCGGTGGCTCGAAGGCGAAACCTGA
- a CDS encoding uracil-DNA glycosylase: protein MKSLSSIERAVIGCTRCPELRAYIAAVGEEKKRAYRDCDYWAKPVPGFGDPRARVAIVGLAPGAHGSNRTGRPFTGDASGDFLYPALYRAGFASQPKAVDRDDGLQLHDAFITAALRCAPPQNKPTPRELQNCFSYLIEEFTTLSGMRVAVGLGSIGFSAILAALRETGYALDPARPKFGHGVELTATNGSRTLHAIASYHPSRQNTNTGVLTVAMFDAIFARVRAIVRA from the coding sequence TTGAAATCGTTGTCGTCGATCGAACGCGCGGTCATCGGCTGCACCCGCTGCCCCGAGCTTCGCGCCTATATCGCCGCGGTCGGCGAAGAAAAGAAGCGCGCGTATCGCGATTGCGATTACTGGGCGAAGCCGGTGCCTGGATTCGGCGATCCCCGCGCTCGTGTCGCCATCGTCGGGCTCGCGCCGGGCGCGCACGGGAGCAATCGCACCGGACGGCCGTTCACGGGCGATGCTTCCGGCGATTTTCTGTATCCGGCGCTGTATCGTGCCGGTTTCGCCTCGCAACCGAAGGCGGTCGACCGCGACGACGGTCTGCAATTACACGACGCGTTCATTACGGCAGCTTTGCGATGCGCGCCGCCACAGAATAAGCCAACGCCGCGCGAACTCCAGAACTGCTTCTCGTATCTCATCGAGGAGTTTACGACGCTGTCCGGCATGCGCGTCGCCGTCGGACTCGGGTCGATCGGATTTTCGGCGATCCTTGCCGCACTACGCGAAACCGGCTATGCGCTCGATCCGGCGCGTCCTAAGTTCGGTCACGGCGTCGAACTGACGGCAACGAACGGCAGCCGGACCCTGCACGCGATCGCTTCGTACCATCCGAGCCGTCAAAACACCAACACCGGCGTCCTCACCGTCGCGATGTTCGACGCGATCTTTGCTCGCGTTCGAGCGATCGTCCGAGCATAG
- a CDS encoding tRNA (cytidine(34)-2'-O)-methyltransferase: protein MATQPHERITPLDALQSVPLHVALVEPEIPPNTGNVARLCAATGCALHLVEPLGFAIGDRELKRAGLDYWQHVRLTVHPSLDAFLEATASLSRWFVSTRGRMHYGEAPFARGDVLVFGKETRGLPAELLQRYAGRTLRIPMRDESVRSLNLSTSVGIVTYAALQRLGFPGLS, encoded by the coding sequence TTGGCAACGCAACCGCACGAGCGCATCACACCACTCGACGCTCTGCAAAGCGTCCCGCTGCACGTCGCCCTCGTCGAACCCGAAATTCCGCCGAATACCGGAAACGTCGCGCGTTTATGCGCGGCCACCGGTTGTGCGCTGCACTTGGTCGAGCCGCTAGGGTTCGCAATCGGCGATCGCGAGCTCAAACGCGCCGGCCTCGATTATTGGCAACACGTGCGATTGACGGTTCATCCGTCGCTCGACGCCTTCTTAGAAGCGACGGCATCGCTTTCACGCTGGTTCGTTTCGACCCGCGGCCGCATGCACTACGGCGAAGCGCCGTTCGCGCGCGGTGACGTGCTCGTGTTCGGTAAGGAGACGCGTGGTCTGCCGGCCGAGCTTCTCCAGCGCTATGCCGGCCGAACTCTGCGCATCCCGATGCGTGACGAATCGGTGCGCAGTTTAAATTTGTCGACGTCGGTCGGCATCGTGACGTACGCGGCGCTGCAGCGTCTCGGGTTCCCGGGTCTCTCCTGA
- a CDS encoding RES family NAD+ phosphorylase — translation MYRAFQTKHEPAAFSGEGARRYGGRWNSPGVPVVYTAENFSLALLEIMVNVSNSHIPVDMVYAAVDIPDDVRLDTLDPNVLPQNWFEYPAPAECQRLGDRWAASGSSVGLRVPSAIARIEKNVLLNPAHRDFARLAIGASDVLSIDARLRGKP, via the coding sequence GTGTATCGCGCGTTTCAAACCAAACACGAGCCGGCAGCGTTTTCCGGTGAAGGCGCGCGACGCTATGGCGGTCGTTGGAACTCTCCCGGAGTACCGGTCGTCTACACGGCGGAAAATTTTTCCCTAGCGTTACTCGAAATTATGGTGAACGTCTCGAACTCGCACATCCCGGTCGACATGGTGTACGCGGCCGTCGATATTCCAGACGACGTTCGCCTCGATACGCTCGACCCCAACGTATTGCCGCAGAACTGGTTTGAATATCCCGCGCCCGCCGAATGCCAGCGTCTCGGCGATCGCTGGGCCGCGAGCGGTTCTTCGGTCGGACTGCGCGTCCCCAGCGCCATCGCGCGGATCGAAAAGAACGTTCTACTCAATCCGGCGCATCGAGACTTTGCGCGTCTAGCCATCGGCGCGAGCGACGTTTTATCGATCGACGCTCGCCTTCGCGGGAAGCCGTAA
- a CDS encoding antitoxin Xre-like helix-turn-helix domain-containing protein encodes MSPFEALVALLGGSGVIGKPLERDADLERLVASGLPAAAVSHLAKSTHAPLRELQNVTSIDRSTFSRRAGQHALLKPDESDRVARVARIAALAMEALGRDEGIAWLRRSNAALGNRVPMQMLGTDAGVRQVEQVIGRIEHGVFS; translated from the coding sequence ATGAGTCCTTTTGAAGCGCTGGTAGCTCTCCTCGGCGGCTCTGGGGTCATCGGCAAGCCGCTCGAGCGAGACGCCGACCTTGAGCGGCTCGTGGCCTCGGGGCTCCCGGCCGCGGCCGTTTCGCACTTGGCAAAGAGCACCCATGCGCCGCTCCGAGAGCTGCAAAACGTCACCAGTATCGACCGCTCGACGTTCAGCCGGCGCGCGGGGCAGCACGCACTGCTGAAGCCCGATGAATCCGACCGGGTCGCGCGGGTGGCGCGAATTGCAGCATTAGCGATGGAAGCGCTCGGACGCGATGAAGGCATCGCGTGGCTGCGCCGTTCGAATGCGGCCCTGGGTAACCGCGTCCCGATGCAGATGCTCGGAACGGATGCCGGCGTTCGTCAAGTAGAGCAAGTCATCGGCAGAATCGAACACGGCGTCTTTAGCTAG
- a CDS encoding C39 family peptidase: MNDRPAGRFAQALDSSDGGRLLFESTRDGVLSWNALDPEGILEFRLLRAHAPATRWLPYARWEPGGSTSYNAEGDGVRVDVDVIASNLPFDGIDVRAVDVDLRLIAFSSARPAAASLPYARDAYILDVPARSQYIVENERGWCSPASLSMIHAYHGIDVSVERTAREVFDRAYNGTGNWAFNVAYSGRLGLRGVVAHLGNLDVAQRLIERNLPLVLSYSWSAGELPGAPLESSAGHLAVLRGFTGDGDCAVNDPAAPNVRVVYPRAALERIWQRSGAIAYVVAPPGINYAEVLR, from the coding sequence ATGAACGATCGTCCGGCGGGGCGCTTCGCGCAAGCGCTCGATTCGAGTGATGGCGGACGGTTGTTGTTCGAAAGCACGCGCGACGGGGTGTTGAGCTGGAACGCGTTGGACCCTGAAGGCATACTCGAATTCCGATTGTTGCGGGCGCACGCTCCAGCCACCCGATGGTTACCGTACGCGCGTTGGGAGCCGGGCGGCTCGACGTCGTACAACGCCGAGGGCGATGGTGTGCGTGTCGACGTAGACGTCATCGCGTCGAATCTTCCGTTCGACGGAATCGACGTGCGCGCTGTGGACGTGGACCTGCGGTTGATCGCATTCTCGTCCGCGCGGCCGGCGGCCGCCTCACTCCCGTACGCGCGCGACGCGTACATTCTGGACGTTCCGGCTCGCTCGCAATATATCGTCGAAAACGAACGCGGGTGGTGTAGCCCGGCAAGCCTGTCGATGATTCACGCCTATCACGGCATCGACGTTTCGGTGGAACGGACCGCTCGCGAGGTCTTCGATCGGGCCTACAACGGCACGGGCAACTGGGCGTTCAACGTCGCATACAGCGGGCGGCTCGGGCTTCGCGGCGTCGTCGCACATCTCGGGAATCTCGACGTAGCGCAGCGCTTGATCGAACGCAACCTCCCGCTGGTGCTCTCGTACTCGTGGTCGGCCGGGGAACTTCCCGGCGCTCCGCTCGAGTCGTCGGCCGGCCATCTGGCGGTGCTGCGCGGCTTCACCGGCGACGGAGATTGTGCCGTCAACGACCCGGCTGCGCCCAACGTGCGTGTCGTCTACCCTCGCGCCGCGCTCGAACGGATATGGCAGCGCAGCGGCGCGATCGCTTACGTGGTCGCTCCCCCAGGCATCAACTATGCCGAGGTCTTGCGGTAA
- a CDS encoding peptide ABC transporter substrate-binding protein produces MIRAVCTTLVAIAVLGTGACAQRSTVARAGERNPWTIPGTLRVGMDEEPDSLNPLFSHSASSDVIAGLVYSFLLRYDRTGNYVPDLATEVPTVRNGGISRDGTTIVVHLRKNVRWADGQPLTAGDWLFTYRAVLNPRNNVKSRYGWDALAGATAPDPATIVIHLKRPSASVLGILAIGTGYPPLPAHLLRGLADLNRAAVNDMPVSSGPYVLKAWNRGTSLEFAPNPAYFRGAPQLQRLTYAIVPDVNTLLNQLRTHDIDVYPNVDANSVARLSGIDGIVVKRQLLANWHHLGLNVSRPNLRDVRVRRAIALAVDWNRIERSVYHGLDRLAVSDIFPESWAAPSLPAYVYQPALAAKLLDDAGWRTGAGGKRFRNGAPLTLTISATVGHQENEEAEVLMQSMLGNSGFDVRVRNYPANLFFAQDGPLYTGKYDMEWSIDTNGPDPDNSGSWNGAFIPPNGANTSWLDDPIVNATSAAAERTFDRATRKALYQREEQRLRDLVPAVFFSWEGGYAAMNDDVKNYIPAAFIGDTWNAWQWKV; encoded by the coding sequence GTGATCCGCGCCGTTTGTACGACGCTCGTCGCCATCGCAGTTCTCGGTACCGGCGCATGTGCGCAACGCTCGACCGTCGCGCGTGCCGGCGAACGAAATCCCTGGACGATTCCCGGCACGTTACGAGTCGGCATGGACGAAGAACCCGACAGCTTGAATCCGCTCTTTTCGCACAGCGCGTCCTCCGACGTGATCGCCGGGTTGGTGTATTCGTTTTTGTTGCGGTACGATCGCACCGGCAACTACGTGCCGGATCTCGCGACCGAAGTGCCGACGGTTAGGAACGGCGGGATCAGCCGCGACGGTACGACGATCGTCGTGCATCTGCGCAAGAACGTTCGCTGGGCCGACGGACAGCCGCTAACCGCGGGGGATTGGCTCTTCACGTACCGCGCCGTCCTCAATCCGCGCAACAACGTCAAGAGCCGCTACGGATGGGACGCGCTCGCCGGTGCGACGGCACCCGATCCCGCGACGATCGTCATTCACCTAAAGCGGCCGTCGGCGTCGGTGCTCGGCATCCTTGCAATCGGCACCGGATATCCGCCGCTTCCGGCCCATCTGCTGCGCGGGTTGGCCGACTTGAATCGCGCGGCCGTGAACGACATGCCGGTTTCGAGCGGTCCGTACGTCTTGAAAGCCTGGAATCGCGGCACATCGCTCGAGTTCGCTCCCAATCCGGCATATTTTCGCGGCGCCCCGCAGCTTCAACGCCTAACGTACGCAATCGTGCCCGACGTGAATACGCTGCTCAACCAGTTGCGAACGCACGACATCGACGTCTATCCCAACGTCGACGCCAACTCGGTCGCACGACTGTCCGGCATCGACGGCATCGTGGTCAAGCGTCAACTGCTGGCCAATTGGCATCACCTCGGATTGAACGTGTCGCGCCCGAATTTGCGCGACGTGCGCGTGCGCCGGGCGATCGCGCTCGCGGTCGACTGGAATCGCATCGAGCGCAGCGTGTATCACGGTCTCGATCGATTGGCGGTTTCGGACATCTTTCCCGAGTCGTGGGCGGCACCGTCGCTGCCCGCCTACGTCTATCAACCGGCGCTCGCGGCCAAGCTGCTCGACGACGCCGGATGGCGTACCGGCGCCGGCGGAAAACGCTTCCGTAACGGTGCACCGTTAACGTTGACGATCTCGGCAACCGTCGGCCATCAGGAGAACGAGGAAGCCGAAGTGTTGATGCAGTCGATGCTCGGCAACAGCGGCTTCGACGTACGCGTACGCAACTATCCGGCCAATCTCTTCTTCGCACAAGACGGCCCGCTGTACACCGGAAAGTACGACATGGAGTGGTCGATCGACACGAACGGCCCGGACCCCGACAACAGCGGCAGCTGGAACGGCGCCTTCATTCCGCCGAACGGCGCCAACACGTCCTGGCTCGACGATCCGATCGTGAACGCGACGAGTGCGGCGGCCGAGCGAACCTTCGATCGAGCGACGCGAAAAGCGCTCTACCAGCGCGAAGAGCAACGCCTGCGCGACCTCGTACCGGCGGTGTTTTTCAGTTGGGAGGGCGGCTACGCAGCGATGAACGACGACGTGAAGAATTATATCCCGGCGGCGTTCATCGGCGACACATGGAACGCGTGGCAGTGGAAGGTATGA
- a CDS encoding DUF1611 domain-containing protein: MTRRYAVLAPHRFASDAKTAHGVIRYASDPVVAVIDPEHAGKRVRDVVPHLESDAPIVATVAQALALEPTALLIGTAPKGGALPPDWRAAVLEAIAARLEIVSGLHDILGYDAEFRAAANAAGTTIWDVRIPPQVPIFSGAAYRITAPVLLTVGNDCAVGKMTAALEIVRAARNAGAAPLFVPTGQTGVMIAGWGASVDRVIADFAAGACEQLVLEASRRAGNPIVVEGQGSIDHPAYAGVSAALLFGCAPDALVLVCDPSREYLEETTIRCMSYAEAIDVHERLLARVKPAPIVGIALNTRSLSTEDAHRAIERARSETGLPADDVVRFGAGNFYAAIAPVLIKRIKPA, translated from the coding sequence GTGACGAGACGCTACGCCGTTCTCGCCCCGCATCGCTTCGCGAGCGATGCCAAGACCGCGCACGGCGTCATCCGATACGCTTCCGACCCGGTCGTTGCGGTGATCGATCCGGAACACGCCGGAAAGCGCGTGCGCGACGTCGTTCCACATCTCGAAAGCGATGCGCCGATCGTCGCGACGGTCGCGCAAGCGTTGGCGCTCGAACCGACCGCATTGCTGATCGGCACCGCACCAAAAGGTGGTGCGCTTCCGCCCGACTGGCGAGCGGCGGTGCTCGAGGCAATTGCCGCGCGTCTCGAAATCGTCAGCGGACTGCACGACATTCTGGGGTACGACGCGGAGTTTCGTGCCGCAGCGAATGCGGCCGGCACGACGATTTGGGACGTTCGCATACCGCCCCAAGTGCCGATTTTTAGCGGCGCCGCGTATCGAATCACAGCGCCGGTTTTGCTCACCGTCGGCAACGACTGTGCCGTCGGCAAGATGACGGCGGCGCTGGAAATCGTGCGCGCCGCTCGCAACGCGGGTGCGGCGCCTCTGTTCGTGCCGACCGGCCAAACCGGCGTGATGATTGCCGGCTGGGGTGCGTCGGTCGACCGCGTCATCGCCGACTTCGCTGCGGGCGCGTGCGAGCAACTGGTGCTCGAAGCGTCGCGCCGCGCCGGCAATCCGATCGTCGTCGAAGGTCAAGGTTCGATCGATCACCCGGCATATGCCGGCGTTAGCGCCGCCCTGTTGTTTGGCTGCGCGCCCGACGCACTCGTCCTGGTGTGCGATCCATCGCGCGAGTATCTGGAAGAAACGACGATACGATGCATGTCGTACGCCGAAGCGATCGACGTCCACGAACGGCTGCTCGCGCGCGTCAAGCCCGCGCCGATCGTCGGAATTGCGCTCAATACTCGTTCGCTATCCACCGAAGACGCGCATCGAGCAATCGAACGCGCGCGTTCCGAGACCGGACTGCCGGCCGACGACGTGGTGCGTTTCGGCGCCGGCAACTTCTATGCCGCGATCGCGCCCGTACTAATAAAGCGAATCAAGCCGGCGTGA
- a CDS encoding dipeptide epimerase: MGKLSIAVTPLELPLVHPFKIARSEELVASTAVVHVDANGRSGIGEATPIERYGESVESVVAFFDRYQPISSDPYDLETLLDDAIPPSARAGFDIALHDLIGKDLGKPLYALFGLDPQRTPVTSFTIGIATPDETLAKVAETGDHSILKLKIGAGSADDQVEIVRLVRERFSGTLRLDANEGWEPETAVAILRRLQPFEIECCEQPIPAGNPQALKTICERTSIPIVADEDAHTARDLPALYGCVDGVNIKLAKTGGLRGALAMIHTARAMKMRVMIGCMVESAIAATAAAHISPLADWADIDGPFLTASDPYSGVTYDRGKLVLPDTPGLGVRETSP, from the coding sequence GTGGGAAAGCTGTCGATCGCGGTGACGCCGCTCGAGCTGCCGCTCGTGCATCCATTTAAAATCGCCCGCAGCGAAGAGCTGGTCGCGAGTACTGCGGTCGTTCACGTCGACGCCAACGGACGATCCGGAATCGGCGAAGCCACCCCGATCGAGCGCTACGGCGAGTCGGTCGAAAGCGTCGTCGCGTTCTTCGATCGCTATCAACCGATTTCGAGCGATCCGTACGATCTCGAAACGTTGCTCGACGACGCGATTCCGCCGTCGGCGCGCGCCGGCTTCGACATTGCGCTGCACGACCTGATCGGCAAGGATCTCGGAAAGCCGTTGTACGCACTGTTCGGACTCGATCCGCAACGCACGCCCGTCACGTCGTTTACGATCGGCATCGCGACCCCGGATGAAACGCTGGCAAAGGTTGCCGAGACCGGCGACCACTCGATTCTCAAGCTCAAAATCGGCGCGGGTTCGGCCGACGATCAAGTGGAGATCGTCCGTCTGGTTCGCGAGCGCTTCTCGGGAACGTTGCGTCTCGATGCCAACGAAGGTTGGGAACCCGAAACGGCGGTCGCTATTCTTCGGCGTTTGCAGCCGTTCGAGATCGAGTGCTGCGAACAGCCCATCCCGGCCGGCAACCCGCAAGCCTTGAAAACGATTTGCGAGCGAACGTCGATCCCGATCGTCGCCGACGAAGACGCGCATACCGCTCGCGATCTTCCCGCACTCTACGGTTGCGTCGACGGTGTCAACATTAAGCTCGCAAAAACCGGCGGTTTGCGCGGCGCGCTGGCGATGATTCATACCGCGCGCGCGATGAAAATGCGCGTGATGATCGGCTGCATGGTCGAAAGCGCGATTGCGGCGACCGCTGCGGCACATATCTCACCGTTAGCCGATTGGGCCGACATCGACGGTCCGTTCTTGACCGCATCCGACCCCTACTCGGGCGTTACGTACGACCGGGGAAAGCTCGTGCTCCCCGACACCCCGGGCCTCGGCGTTCGCGAAACCAGCCCGTGA